In a genomic window of Platichthys flesus chromosome 24, fPlaFle2.1, whole genome shotgun sequence:
- the cmasa gene encoding N-acylneuraminate cytidylyltransferase A yields MAARKRSSSAANGSQDVPLPACKKPTRGDIGDRQRHVAALVLARGGSKGIHLKNIKTLAGVPLLSWVLRAAGDSAMFHSVWVSTDHDEIEKVAKSWGAKVHRRSPEVSRDSSTSLETIQEFMRQNPEVDVICNIQATSPCLHPFHVKEALEMITQQGYDSVFSVVRRHMFRWQEVKKESGDLTKPLNLDPANRLRRQDWNGELCENGSLYFTTRDQIMKGGLLQGGKVGYYEMLPEYSVDIDVDIDWPVAEQRVLRYGYFGRVTPEVVRLMFCNVSGCLTEGRIFLSVSGEEMVSINTRDTVGIRMLQKEEVEVVLLMSSVDPVSQKLVDQLVKRTGCKVLQVGEEPLNDLKAVVEQRKLEWKDVAYMGNDKADVNCLNLAGLSAVPGNAPTVAINAAKYTCHAAGGMGSVREFAEHILLQREKAKSKMEQDRIDLSNK; encoded by the exons ATGGCCGCCCGGAAAAGGTCCTCCTCGGCCGCCAACGGGTCGCAGGACGTCCCGTTGCCCGCCTGCAAGAAGCCGACCCGGGGGGACAtcggggacagacagagacacgtCGCCGCGCTGGTCCTGGCCAGAGGCGGAAGCAAAGGGATCCACCTGAAGAACATCAAGACGCTGGCCGGGGTCCCGCTGCTCAGCTGGGTGCTGCGAGCGGCCGGAGACTCCGCTATGTTCCACAG TGTGTGGGTGTCGACGGACCACGACGAGATCGAGAAGGTGGCAAAGTCCTGGGGAGCGAAGGTTCACCGCCGGAGTCCAGAAGTCTCCAGAGACTCTTCCACGTCCTTGGAAACCATCCAGGAGTTTATGAGGCAGAATCCAG AGGTGGACGTGATCTGCAACATTCAGGCTACGTCCCCGTGTCTCCATCCGTTCCACGTGAAGGAGGCCCTGGAGATGATCACGCAGCAGGGCTACGACTCCGTCTTCTCCGTGGTCAGGAGGCACATGTTCCGCTGGCAGGAGGTCAAGAAAGAAT CCGGTGACTTGACCAAGCCGCTCAACCTGGACCCGGCCAACCGGCTTCGGCGTCAGGACTGGAACGGAGAGCTGTGTGAGAACGGTTCCTTGTATTTCACCACCAGAGACCAGATCATGAAGGGCGGACTTCTCCAG GGCGGTAAGGTCGGCTACTATGAGATGCTGCCAGAGTACAGCGTGGACATCGACGTGGACATCGACTGGCCTGTGGCGGAGCAGCGAGTTCTCAG GTATGGGTACTTTGGGCGGGTCACTCCGGAGGTGGTGAGGCTGATGTTCTGCAACGTGTCCGGGTGTTTGACCGAAGGGAGgatcttcctgtctgtctccggAGAGGAGATGGTGTCTATCAATACCAGAGACACCGTGGGCATCCGGATGCTCcagaaggaggaagtggag GTGGTGCTGTTGATGTCCAGCGTGGACCCCGTGTCCCAGAAGTTGGTGGACCAGTTGGTTAAGAGGACCGGCTGCAAAGTCctccaggtgggagaggagcCGCTGAACGATTTGAAAGCGGTCGTGgagcagaggaagctggagtggAAGGACGTGGCCTACATGG GTAACGACAAAGCAGACGTCAACTGTCTGAACCTGGCGGGTTTGAGTGCAGTACCTGGAAACGCCCCCACGGTGGCGATCAACGCCGCAAAGTACACCTGCCACGCGGCCGGGGGGATGGGCTCCGTGCGGGAGTTTGCCGAACACATTCTCCTTCAGAGAGAAAAGGCAAAGTCGAAGATGGAGCAGGATCGAATCGACCTCAGCAACAAATGA